ttgttgttggttgttgttggtcgtggtgaagaggtcaagcagaaatggctgtatcaccacgagttgtaatgaaaacagtgccgcctatcgtatcggatatgacatgctttcaaaggccaatgattcgaattactcactgccatgtatattgggataacagcagatcccccaaaagatagcagagtccgactaaagcaagattcaaattataccatcatgtaaacgcactgactgatacAATAGTTCCCAAAGTTCATCCAGGTCAACTACATACCAGTTATCTGCCCACATCTGCCAGAATGGACAGATTCAGCTGACAAAGGCCTGTGTGCTGTAGCCGGGACAACAAGCTGCATTCACCGGCTACGGACAAATAAACAGCTATGCTAGTTGAGCTCGCCGAACTCCAACGATGTCCCACTCCTACTCTGACGACTCCAGCGGAAAGTGAGGCTGGCGTGAAAACACACTCCACGTTTGCTTACAGGCATACAAAATAGGCTACAGCCCGAGCATGGAGGATTCTATAGTCGAGCAAGTGTCTCATGGCTAATGGCCGAAACATCAAGACTATTAGAGAAAACACATTACCGTAGACATAGAGTAGAGTACAAATAGGCGTCTTGTTTTGTGTACCAAGTATTCACCTAAAGGGTGTTTGTTTATGATTGTCTTTAAACAATAGGCTTAAATAGTCAAACTAAGCACCCAACATTTTTTATAACAGGCCCACAGTTGTTTTATTTGACCAAAGTCCAATGATCCATGCTATTAAACAGTAAAACGATTAATTGACTAAATGCTTCAGGTCTAATCTCACATTTGTTATGAATAATGACTGTTTTGTGCTTATATCAAATAAAAGTTGAAGAACATATCTGCCAACGATACTAACAATGTCCAAATATTATCTGGCCTACATATGAAATAACAACACAGACTGGCCTCAGCTGCATCATTCGTGATGCATTTCCTGCTTAAATCTATAACATCAGTGGCTAAGAGAAGGTGGCTGAACTGCTGCATGGATGAAATCCAATCTGCGAAAGCTTGAGGATCCAGTGTCTCGTTATATGAAGTAACCATGCGAGTCACAAACGAACCACGAAACAGGACGCTGCTGCTGCAAGGGACACGTTGTTACGAGGCCATACACTTCCACGTGAGAATGGTCAGAGTGTGAAAGACGCATATAATCTTCCAGAGCGGGAAAATCACCAGCAGCCAAATGAGAGTAGATTTTGgctgctgttttattttttggcagGGTAGCCAGGCATAATTTGATAATTGTATTCTCAAAATCAAAAACGAATTAGCTTGTGGACTTTGGGGATGTCACCGTTGTCACTAAAGTGATATGAAACATGTCTGACTCCGTCTCTTGTGCAGCAGCCTCAACACAACTATCGTCACTCCGGATAAGAATGTTCCAACTGCCACGGCGTATTGCTACACATGACACTTTGCATCACACATTCTCTTTGACTTGACACACCATTGAGTGAGGTAATAACACTCAGAAAAGCACCACCCGATTGGAGACAGTAGCCGACCTCCAGCCTCCGAGCGGTGCCGCCCTCCTTGCATGCCTATTCCCATTGTTCTCTATGAACAATGACGCTAGTGTTGAACCCACTGTCCAGGGGGCAGACCTGGGCCGACTAATAACACATCCTTGTCTGTTTTCACCTCACACAATAAACCCTCGAGGCCATGAGATTCACAATAACAATAACTCGCCTGTAAGATGCGTTTATGCACACATTAAGAAGATGCGTGGCAAATGTCCAACACAATGTGAAGAACACGTTTACTCTCCCCCTAATGGTTGTACAGTGGAAAACAACAACCTCAGAAACCCCTTGCCTTTGGTTGAACGTGCTGTTGACACTTACGCCGACTGCTTGAAACGCGTGCTGGTCCATCTCTCACCTTTGACCCTGGAAGTCCGTTTGTTTCACTTTACCTCTGGAGTAACAtgtcttaaaaaaataataggAAATAAACATAAACGTGGCTGCAAAGTACTGACCAAGGTGAACTCAGAGGTTGACGTCAGATCATATTTCCCTCCAGCCAAAATAGTTTTGCATAATTTGCACCCACAGAGGTGTTGCCTTACTTGACCTCTCGTAAATCCCCTGGTGGGATTGTTCAGTTGAGCTGTAAACACATCGTGAAGGCGGGGAACCGCGTAACATAGAAACAAAAAGCGGAGTGATCCTTTCACTACACCCCGAGCTCGTCGGAAATGGAGCGGAAGCACACATGTAGGGATTGTTTTGACGCAGTGCTGTACCAGTTAGCTAAGCTAGCTAACGGACAAGCTAGCCAACAGGCACAGCAAGTCTATAGAATAGTGTGGCTCAATGACGTCAGACATCCAGTAAGGCCTTACTGTTTATGTCAGCGCGAGGGTAAACGAGCCATTGTCACCAGGTGAGACAAAAACGCTCATAGTGGTGTTCGCGGCGTCGGAAATATCAGAATGAAACATATTTGCTCCACTTAGGACAGCGGGCACCTGGCTGAATGACGTCACCTTAACGTTTAGTCCCCGGGGCTAACGTTGTCGCTGGACAACGGGCACGTTAGCTAGCATCCGATGCTACTCATGGCAGTAAACCGTGGTCATATGGAGGTAACACAACTACCAGCCGCCGTTATTGCTGAAGCGGATATTATGTTTGCTGCgttttgttgttttcctttttgacCTCCGACTTGGCTGCCTCGTTACTGGCCCCTTTTTCCACTGATACTCTTTACCGACCATCGCAAAATGAGACGTGTCAGTAAATGACACAACCGTGAGCTGAAACCTATCAAACTGGAAGCATGTCACCTAATAACAGGTAGGGTATTAAAGAAGGCATTCACCTGAGCTGATGTTCTCCCGTCAATCGTCACCGACTGTCAAATTCCCATATAACGGAAATAATTTGATGAAGCCCCTCCTATTTTACTTACACCAGAATTCTGGCCAATCAGCAACTGAGACGCTGTCAAATGGACCAATCATAATGCAGGACTGGAAAGAGGCTAGATCCCTCCaacatatgtaaataaatagttCCCGTCCAATGATTGAGGGACACAACTAGCAGATTCATGATTGGACAGCTTCGGATTGATTGACAAACTACAACGGCATGTTACATTTCGACATGGACCCAATTCAATATTAGATGTCCAATACAATGTAAATGtagcattattattttttacaactGCACCATTCTTAGTGACCAGACCTGTGTTAAACTGCATACTCAAAAATTCTGCTAATTGAATCAGGAAACGTCTCACACATCAATGAGATTGTTTAATGCCCCCAAATGCAAACAGATATATTTGATCATACAGGGGTTAGAGAAACCATTTATAGTGAATGTCAAAAAGTAtagctttttttaaacaacaagtTTAGAGTATCAAAGTAAAACTATTGCAACATTGCCCCCTTGTGGGCCCTCCCTGCAATATGACATGGTGTATTTGATCTATATTTCAAAACAACTCGGAtgaacatttgaaaacaaaatgtatcaaATAATGAAACCATGACAAGATTTCTCTATACAATACATAAACTTTATTGTGAGGTGAGTTTCAGGTAAAGGGATTACAGATCCGCAATGGGCTTGTGGGGCCAGTATGGGTGCTTGACCTTGTCCAACTTGGTCTCAGGGAAGGTGTGGTTGAGATCCTCGATGGTCATCTCGTCGAAGGGAATCATGTTCTTGAAGTTATCcagctgagaaaatgtgaaagAACAGGTTATAACTACAGTTTTCCCAAAGTCGTCCGTGAGGTATTTTTCTACGAGAACACTGCCTCACCTTTTGCTCATACTGAGCAATGCGGGCCATAGATCCTTCAATGTAGGTTGATGCATTTTTGTTCTGTTTGGGAAAAGTAAAACTTTTACATATGACCATACAAAAAGACAACATCACAACATATCTCAGTtaacattttctatttttacaTCTCTTTTCCAAAATTCCATCTTTGTGCTTTCATGAAAAATGTCCGTTTTAGTGTTGAATGACTATCATATTTAATTACTATTGTCAATCTATTtgtgcatataaatatacaacgatACATAAAAGTTGAAATTCAGGCAGCACATGGATTGGTGTCATCACTTACAGCTTCAGCCTCCTGTACATTGATGGTGCTCGTCTGTGTGTCGATAGGCTCAGGGATCTTCTGGGCTAGGAACTGTGTGCAGAAGGAAGATTTTTCATTTACCACTAACACAAACCAACAAATGatgaacaaacaacaaattgaaATTCATACAACCACCAACTAAACAGATTATTTGTTTGCACAGGTAAGAAGATTtaaactataatataatattcacCATTCAATTAAAGCTCACCTTCTTTTCAAACTCATCAACCATCCCGGCTTTAGCCACTGTGCTCCTGTAGTGGCTCCAGTCAATGGTTACAGCAGCCTCTGGCAGTGAGGCCAGTCTGGTATAAACAGAGAAGACAGAGTTAAACAGTTGTATGAAGCTTAAgttagaaaacaaaaaaggacaaaGAATAAAACCTGTACAAAGTCAAGAGATACAAGAATGAGAAAATGTGTCAGAAACGTAATGGCTAGACAGATGGAGCGAGACAAATACTGTAGTAAGAGGACAGTTCTTCCAGGAGACCAATCAAGAACACAATGTATTTTACTGATAACGAGGACATAAgtggcacaacaacaaaaaagacaggTGTTTTAACTTTGCAGCTTTTATGTCTTCCCTTCAAACATCTCATTAAGTGCATCAACACTTCTGTAGGTTAAACATTTGATCAGTTTGACCAAACTATTTACAAGTTTTGAAGCAAACTGACCAGAACCAAATTCTAGATTCAGCCCCGATGTGTAAATACTAGGGCTgcgaaacgattaaaatttttaatcaggttaatcacaggtttctgtggattaatcatgattaatcacatatatacatttacagggctctcaagacaggcaagagctccgagaagagttgttgacgagCCCTGCATTTAtaataacttgctcaccaggggggggggggatgcaagtGATTTTTTTCCGTCccaatgtgcgcgcacacgccagcatccgagctctggggcacgcgagacggagatgtgttaacgcgacacgtagagacagaattaaattaatgcgttatttttcacagcactagtaaatACAAAAAAGGAGAAACTGCCCACTGTAAATAAATAGTTGCCTGTGTGCACATGATCTTTTATGCATttacatgtgatctctttttccAGCACCCTGCAAAGCTTCTCAGCCAGGTGGACACTTATGATATGCAGCACTGTATGTGCCACAAAACAGCAGAACCCTTTCGAAAATTGTTGGAGGATAATGTTCTGCTGATCAGCAAGAAAACACATCTATTAATATTGAATTGCActgtttgttgtgttcttttacaATATACTAACCAACATTTTACTTCAGCACTATCAGACAAGTTGTATGTAAGCATGATTTCTACAGTCTGTTGGTGTGACTAACTTTGCAGAGATGGCATCACTGCgagtcttcagagcgttgaacATGCCCCTCTGGTTGGGTGGGATACGCTCAGCAAACGACAGCCAGTCGATGGACTTCATTGCTACACGGCGGCCTGCCATCCTGCTTGTCTGAAAAGGTAGAAGGAAAACTTGTTCAGTCCAACCAACAAAAACATCAAAATAATTCAGAGAACGTGTGGCTAGAAAACAAAAGTgtgtacatacacatattttCCAATGATATATTCACTCAGTTTCCCATTTATGGAGGTGAAGCTAGCTCATAGTAAGTTGAGCAAAACATCTCTGCAATACATACTGCCTTTGTTAAGGTTCAGTTTGTTGTAGTAATTATTTTTTTCGATGTTGTCTTTGCTAATGAATtgcatctttatcattttgtgcTCCATTTACatcagtggggaaaaaaaacaatagaaaaaCGTCATCTTAAATGTTAGATAATGCATAAAAGCACATATACAGCTTCCAAACTTAACATGAAGTTGAATCAGACCTCTAAATCAGTTTCAACACAAACTTAACAGCTTACATTATTAGTTTCAGCTCGGTGGGAAATGTCACCTTGATTATTAGGTGAAGCCGAATCTGGAAAAACACGTCCACTTCTAATTGAATCGCAATAAGATGCTACGTCACGATGCAGttacacaagtggcaactgttATCTTCTGGATAGAGGTCTGACGATGAACCCCTTTTCCGTTTGTGTTGAACCTCGCAGACAAGAGGCACCAACGCAGGAGACGTCAACGTCCTCAGTGTAAAGCAGGCCCGAGGAGCTAACCTTACGAGTGAAGAATAAGCGACAGCGGGTCCTAAATGGTTCCGCGTATGTGTAAGAACTCGTATGAACGAGAAGGTGGAAACACATTTTTGACAAGAGACAGCCAATGACACCGGGGCGATGACATGTTGTTCAATTCAAGACACGCTAACGGCAgctagctccgttagctggCTAGCCAAGGTCAGTGAAGTCTTTCAGTGACGTCAGGTTTCTCACAAAAACGCCGCTTGAACGTCGCATTTACAGCTGAATCTCGTGCACAAGGACACACGGACGAGCTGCAAAGAGAGTCATTGAAACAGATCGTCGTTAGATGCTCTGTCTTCCCCCGCTAACGTACTCACCTCGCTGAACAAAGTGTAGTCTGTCAGTGACGGTGGACCAGCGGaagtgtgttttcttcttcagcaGCGGCAGCGGTGGCGGTGAATCTGTCCGctaccgccccctgctggacgggCAGAGGACATACAGCGAGTAATACTGCCGTGTTCATCAATAGCTCCAACTGgttaaatgtacattttcacCTCAGTGCTTTAAAGGGAAAACATTCAAATATAGCCCACATTAAACTGTAAGTCGTGTTCATGTGGTTTTATTTAGCCTTGAAAGGGAAACAATATATTTGTGTTGGAAAAGTGTAACAAGAATGAAAGAGCATCAACATGAATTTTGAATGTTCTTTAAACATTGTTTAATTAAAGCATAATAACTAACAGCTCACCCACTTGTACGCTTAATATTGTAATTAGCTACATTAAGTTACCCGAACAGCAGGTTAATTAGAAACGTTTAACATCAGCTGCgccgtttaaaaatatatatttactagctttttaacatttatatatgtgtgtgtgggggggggaggaaagaaagaaagaaagaaatatattatatcaagCTCATATaatcacattgttttattaaagcATAATAACTAACAGTGCACCCACTTGCACGCTA
The nucleotide sequence above comes from Pseudoliparis swirei isolate HS2019 ecotype Mariana Trench chromosome 24, NWPU_hadal_v1, whole genome shotgun sequence. Encoded proteins:
- the atp5pd gene encoding ATP synthase subunit d, mitochondrial, with protein sequence MAGRRVAMKSIDWLSFAERIPPNQRGMFNALKTRSDAISAKLASLPEAAVTIDWSHYRSTVAKAGMVDEFEKKFLAQKIPEPIDTQTSTINVQEAEANKNASTYIEGSMARIAQYEQKLDNFKNMIPFDEMTIEDLNHTFPETKLDKVKHPYWPHKPIADL